One Turneriella parva DSM 21527 genomic region harbors:
- a CDS encoding peptidylprolyl isomerase: protein MLAIAVLCTAIVLSCSGKVTYDLTETGVIATSGDLRITTRVFTNFLEAARRARLPEAKDARSAVFMLVADHYLAAEYLKSKSGKPDAAIEAEIEKASDETLAFYIRDKNPEKLFKSYVKKVSLPDTATQKALFDDKAEAAYTNVPLKRAEAEKVALAQYGIGVDKQLTYAALFDSLPQQGKLHLFTAPHAKSLEDLLMAYLRRAFLKDFVEAAPAAEKAEYTDLMKIVRNSILSRNLRYEMGMENANPHADNSAVKERAKSVSFGRVKEFYEANKDKYKEVQTVDCRHIQLTNYDLAQNLRDKIDAGADMAALVKKHSLAADKNNAEPGLIKGIKNDTELHKRPRLETLCMLPKQGESEVVRDGDRYEVVKAEKRTDGYPPLDETTHLKDDIAREIAALDLKKEFDARKKKILKRVNIRINANELGKIQ from the coding sequence ATGCTGGCAATCGCCGTGCTCTGCACGGCGATTGTTTTATCATGTAGCGGCAAGGTCACTTACGACCTGACTGAGACGGGTGTCATCGCGACGAGCGGCGACCTGCGCATTACCACCCGTGTTTTTACCAATTTTCTCGAAGCTGCAAGGCGCGCAAGATTGCCCGAGGCGAAAGATGCCCGCAGCGCCGTTTTTATGCTCGTCGCCGATCATTATCTCGCAGCAGAATATCTGAAATCGAAATCGGGTAAGCCCGATGCGGCAATTGAAGCCGAGATCGAGAAGGCCTCTGACGAGACCCTGGCATTTTACATACGGGACAAAAACCCCGAAAAGCTCTTCAAATCTTATGTGAAAAAGGTGTCGCTGCCCGACACGGCAACGCAGAAAGCACTTTTCGACGACAAGGCAGAGGCAGCGTACACCAATGTACCGCTAAAACGCGCCGAAGCCGAAAAAGTCGCGCTGGCCCAATATGGCATTGGCGTGGACAAGCAGCTCACGTATGCGGCGCTGTTTGACTCATTGCCTCAGCAGGGCAAGCTGCACCTCTTTACCGCCCCTCACGCCAAATCGCTTGAAGATTTGCTGATGGCTTACCTGCGCCGCGCCTTCTTGAAAGACTTCGTCGAGGCAGCCCCCGCGGCAGAAAAGGCCGAATATACAGATCTCATGAAAATTGTGCGTAACAGTATTCTCTCGCGCAACCTCAGGTATGAGATGGGCATGGAGAACGCCAACCCGCATGCCGACAACAGCGCAGTGAAAGAGCGCGCGAAATCAGTATCGTTCGGGCGGGTCAAAGAGTTCTACGAAGCGAACAAAGACAAATACAAAGAAGTGCAGACTGTCGACTGCCGCCACATACAGCTGACGAACTACGATCTCGCGCAGAACCTGCGCGACAAAATCGATGCCGGCGCAGACATGGCGGCGCTGGTCAAAAAACACTCGCTCGCTGCTGATAAGAATAACGCCGAACCGGGACTCATCAAGGGCATCAAAAACGATACCGAACTGCATAAGCGCCCGAGACTCGAAACACTGTGCATGCTGCCCAAACAGGGTGAAAGCGAAGTGGTGAGAGACGGCGACCGCTATGAAGTCGTCAAAGCCGAAAAAAGAACAGACGGATATCCCCCTCTGGACGAAACAACGCACCTGAAAGACGACATTGCACGCGAAATCGCTGCGCTAGACCTTAAGAAAGAATTTGATGCGCGCAAGAAGAAGATTCTGAAGCGCGTGAATATTCGCATCAACGCCAACGAACTGGGGAAAATACAATGA